Proteins encoded within one genomic window of Kibdelosporangium phytohabitans:
- a CDS encoding sensor histidine kinase produces the protein MKMPWVSGAVYGVVLLAGLYYVFAGLGEPHPLRVFGFVAAIAVLFVLDAVERSHAVWFLVARLVLFSVVVALDESSLSRVLFVLVPFAAYLTFGRTAGLVLGGLCVSLLVVSFTVWVPGWYRDANYVSDVLMFSLGLILAVAMADVAVRERRAAAKIAELSAAAERSRLARDIHDSLGHHLTAISIQLEKASAFTSRDPSVAARALADARESVAHALEDVRTSVSTLRTGQNLTAALASLDVAVEVDGDEPDLDRATVTALYRAAQEAITNARRHGQAETVSVVVTFGLADIRLVVSDNGRGFRLGESHNGFGLLGLKERAALVGGSVTVDSAPGSGTRVAVTVPRS, from the coding sequence ATGAAGATGCCGTGGGTGTCCGGCGCGGTCTACGGGGTCGTGCTGCTGGCAGGGCTCTACTACGTCTTCGCTGGGCTCGGCGAGCCGCATCCGTTGCGCGTGTTCGGCTTCGTCGCGGCGATCGCGGTGTTGTTCGTGCTCGACGCGGTGGAACGTTCGCACGCGGTGTGGTTCCTGGTCGCCAGGCTGGTCCTGTTCTCGGTCGTCGTCGCTCTGGACGAGTCGAGCTTGTCGCGGGTGTTGTTCGTGCTGGTGCCGTTCGCCGCGTATCTCACGTTCGGCCGTACAGCAGGTCTTGTCCTCGGCGGGCTGTGCGTCTCGTTGCTGGTCGTGAGCTTCACGGTGTGGGTGCCCGGGTGGTATCGGGACGCGAATTACGTGTCCGACGTGCTGATGTTCAGCCTCGGGCTGATCTTGGCTGTCGCCATGGCCGACGTAGCGGTCCGTGAGCGCCGTGCGGCGGCGAAGATCGCCGAGCTGTCGGCGGCGGCCGAGCGCAGCAGGCTCGCACGTGACATCCACGACAGCCTGGGCCACCACTTGACCGCGATCTCCATCCAGTTGGAGAAGGCATCGGCGTTCACCTCGCGCGACCCCTCGGTGGCGGCTCGGGCGCTTGCGGACGCGCGGGAATCGGTGGCCCACGCGCTGGAGGACGTCCGGACATCCGTCAGCACCCTCCGTACCGGCCAGAACCTGACGGCCGCCCTGGCATCGCTCGACGTGGCGGTCGAGGTCGACGGCGACGAACCGGACCTGGACCGCGCGACCGTCACAGCTCTCTACCGCGCCGCACAGGAAGCGATCACCAACGCACGACGGCACGGCCAAGCCGAAACCGTGTCGGTGGTGGTGACCTTCGGCCTAGCAGACATTCGCTTGGTCGTGAGCGACAACGGCCGCGGCTTCCGACTCGGGGAGAGCCACAACGGCTTCGGGCTGCTGGGCCTGAAGGAGCGCGCGGCACTGGTCGGCGGGTCGGTCACAGTGGACAGCGCGCCCGGCTCAGGAACCCGCGTCGCGGTGACGGTCCCGCGATCATGA
- a CDS encoding response regulator, protein MTVRVLVVDDQRLVREGIASLLGIQPGISVVGMAADGKQAIDQVIALSPDVVLMDVRMPEMDGVDAVAVLRRRAPDCKVVMLTTFDDEEYVVQALRAGAAGYLLKDLPAAELAEAVRLAHAGVTQLDHAAAQHIAAALSSHVVAGRVDLLTARETDVLRLVASGATNREIASRLFLSEGTVKNHVSRILGRLGLRDRTQAAIYARDLGLF, encoded by the coding sequence ATGACGGTCCGGGTGCTGGTCGTCGACGACCAAAGGCTTGTGCGTGAAGGCATCGCGTCCCTGTTGGGCATCCAGCCGGGGATCTCCGTGGTGGGGATGGCCGCCGATGGCAAGCAAGCGATAGATCAGGTGATCGCGCTGAGTCCTGACGTGGTCCTGATGGACGTCCGGATGCCTGAGATGGACGGCGTCGACGCCGTGGCCGTGCTCAGGAGGCGTGCACCCGATTGCAAGGTTGTCATGCTGACGACGTTCGATGATGAGGAATACGTTGTGCAGGCTTTGCGGGCCGGTGCGGCGGGATATCTGCTGAAGGACTTGCCTGCGGCCGAACTGGCTGAGGCTGTCCGGTTGGCGCACGCTGGTGTCACGCAACTCGATCACGCTGCTGCTCAGCATATTGCGGCTGCTTTGAGTTCGCATGTGGTGGCTGGTCGTGTGGATTTGCTGACTGCGCGGGAGACTGATGTCCTGCGACTTGTTGCTTCCGGGGCTACGAATCGGGAGATCGCTTCGCGTCTTTTTCTCAGTGAGGGGACCGTGAAGAATCACGTTTCTCGGATTCTTGGCCGGTTGGGGCTTCGGGATCGGACTCAGGCTGCTATCTATGCTCGGGATCTCGGTCTTTTTTGA